One stretch of Plasmodium vivax chromosome 8, whole genome shotgun sequence DNA includes these proteins:
- a CDS encoding hypothetical protein (encoded by transcript PVX_094610A), protein MVYAIIIHSSECHEKYYFSYYYGEGEIEKEKEKEKEKEKEEEDEDDCVRQRTIIRRVLEEINYYENGKEKTDNTIKNNREKYLDLLGAFLSKNNSDEGKIDGEGFFRIVDPSLFKNRINVLWKVLNKICYTLVFYAHENIHLADYFLHTFISALREQHDAMKRKKCKSDMDLFHPDTVLAVLYFFLPKGQLLLMNENHAKFLNSQVKQFLAEKAQLTPKDSKLA, encoded by the exons ATGGTGTATGCAATAATAATCCACTCGTCCGAATGCCACGAGAAATACTATTTCAGCTATTACtacggggagggggaaattgaaaaagagaaggagaaagagaaggagaaagagaaggaggaggaagacgaagacgACTGCGTTAGACAACGG ACCATTATTAGGAGAGTCCtcgaagaaataaattactatgaaaatggaaaagagaaaacagATAATACGATCAAGAATAACAGGGAGAAGTATCTGGATTTGCTGGGCGCGTTCCTCTCAaa GAATAACAGCGACGAAGGAAAAATAGACGGTGAGGGTTTCTTCCGAATCGTCGATCCCTCCCTTTTCAAAAATAGGATTAACGTTCTGTGGAAAGTTTTGAACAA AATTTGCTACACCCTGGTATTCTATGCCCACGAAAATATTCACCTG GCGGACTACTTCTTGCACACATTTATAAGCGCCCTGAGGGAGCAGCACGACGCGATGAAGAGaaagaaatgcaaaagtGACATG GACCTTTTTCACCCCGATACTGTGCTGGCCGTTCTGTACTTCTTCCTAccaa AAGGGCAACTGCTGCTGATGAATGAGAACCATGCAAAATTTCTGAACAGCCAAGTTAAGCAGTTCCTCGCGGAAAAGGCACAGTTAACCCCCAAGGATTCCAAACTTGCTTAA
- a CDS encoding endonuclease, putative (encoded by transcript PVX_094605A): MTIKGFVQFVNKKIPSTIKKIDDIKSFTGKKFVIDGTFFIYKFMYVAWKHIINDKNREKRYKANDLRTHILVRQYIIKKSIELLKKQHEYFKSLKISTLYIIEDIGARYELQPLDYKCKKHVWRERDSLRKKKNLFDILNVDASKGGGARGAEVHRGEAQCGESPRGDSPIGDPTNANSNGNASANSGGKPFGEHKSAISSMSDGSISEGKSQKKSKMEVVVDEDGIHDLFKKNIFIKINSKTANDIYNYLFLEKIPIFITKNDAEKECAIQCSHEKDIVVSDDTDALAFGAPNLIRFIMNKKKRHIINKDELLNELNINYEQFIDFCILSGCDYSAKIPGIGPVKAHEIIKKYKTIETFLESSAFNKYKNSKLFNQKLSGISMSLNDYIVNEFTYEQARKVFFNSY, encoded by the coding sequence ATGACCATCAAAGGATTCGTCCAATTTGTGAACAAGAAAATCCCGAGCACcatcaaaaaaatagatgACATAAAAAGCTTCACAGGGAAAAAGTTTGTAATCGATGGGACCTTCTTCATTTACAAATTTATGTACGTAGCATGGAAGCATATAATAAACGATAAGAATCGTGAAAAGAGATATAAAGCCAATGATTTGAGGACCCACATTTTGGTTAGACAgtacattattaaaaaaagcatcGAGTTGCTGAAAAAGCAGCATGAGTATTTTAAGTCATTAAAAATTAGCACGCTTTATATTATCGAGGACATTGGGGCCAGGTATGAACTGCAGCCTCTGGATTATAAATGTAAGAAGCATGTGTGGAGGGAGAGGGATTCTctcaggaagaagaaaaacctcTTCGACATTTTGAACGTGGACGCGTCCAAGGGAGGGGGCGCCCGGGGTGCAGAGGTGCATCGAGGAGAGGCGCAGTGTGGAGAGTCGCCGCGCGGGGACTCACCCATTGGGGACCCTACAAATGCAAACTCAAACGGAAACGCCAGTGCGAACAGCGGGGGCAAACCCTTTGGGGAGCACAAGAGCGCCATCAGCAGCATGAGCGATGGTAGCATTAGCGAAGGGAAAAGCCagaagaagagcaaaatggaagtcGTCGTGGACGAAGACGGCATTCAcgatttgtttaaaaaaaacatttttataaaaattaactccAAAACGGCCAACGATATTTACAACTATCTGTTCCTGGAGAAGATACCCAtctttataacaaaaaatgatgcaGAGAAAGAATGCGCAATTCAGTGCTCGCACGAAAAGGACATCGTCGTGTCAGACGATACGGACGCATTGGCATTTGGAGCCCCCAACTTAATACGCTtcattatgaataaaaagaaaagacatataattaacaaaGACGAGCTGCTAAACGAGTTAAACATAAACTACGAGCAGTTCATCGATTTCTGCATCCTTTCAGGCTGCGACTACAGCGCTAAAATACCGGGCATTGGACCCGTGAAGGCGCACGAAATTATTAAGAAGTACAAAACGATAGAGACCTTTTTGGAGTCCAGCGcttttaacaaatataaaaattccAAGCTGTTCAACCAGAAATTAAGCGGCATATCCATGTCGCTCAACGACTACATTGTTAATGAGTTTACGTACGAGCAGGCGCGCAAGGTGTTTTTTAACTCCTATTGA
- a CDS encoding 26S proteasome regulatory subunit 4, putative (encoded by transcript PVX_094615A), with the protein MGNTQGGMNNNPYGFLGKKDDKDKGKDKEKKKLESAPPSHIGKRKKKKKGVTGHSKLPTVTPNTKCRLKLLKLERIKDYLLLEEEFITNQEQIKTTEDKNYVKLKIDDLRGSPMSVGTLEELIDENHGIIATSVGPEYYVNILSFVDKDLLEPGCSVLLNNKTNSVVGILLDEVDPLVSVMKVEKAPLESYADIGGLESQIQEIKEAVELPLTHPELYEDIGIKPPKGVILYGPPGTGKTLLAKAVANETSATFLRVVGSELIQKYLGDGPKLVREMFKVAEDHAPSIVFIDEIDAVGTKRYEATSGGEREIQRTMLELLNQLDGFDSRGDVKVIMATNRIDSLDPALIRPGRIDRKIQLPNPDTKTKRRIFQIHTSKMTMSPDVDLEEFVMSKDELSGADIKAICTEAGLLALRERRMKITQVDLRKARDKALYQKKGNIPEGLYL; encoded by the exons ATGGGAAACACGCAAGGCGGAATGAACAACAACCCCTACGGATTTTTAG GCAAAAAAGATGATAAGGATAAAGGAAAAgacaaggagaagaaaaagctaGAAAGCGCGCCGCCCTCACATATaggcaaaagaaagaaaaaaaaaaaaggagtcacGGGACATTCCAAATTACCGACGGTTACCCCCAATACGAAATGCAGATTGAAACTTCTAAAGTTGGAACGAATAAAAGATTACCTACTGTTGGAAGAAGAATTTATTACAAACCAGGAACAGATAAAAACGACggaagataaaaattatgtgaaACTAAAAATTGACGATTTGAGAGGTTCACCAATGAGTGTTGGTACGCTGGAAGAACTGATTGACGAAAATCACGGCATTATTGCCACGTCAGTAGGACCAGAGTACTATGTAAATATACTATCCTTTGTTGATAAGGATTTATTGGAGCCTGGATGTTCAGTTCTGCTAAATAACAAAACGAACAGCGTCGTTGGCATACTGTTGGATGAAGTGGACCCATTAGTCTCAGTTATGAAAGTGGAGAAAGCCCCCCTAGAATCCTATGCAGACATTGGTGGTTTGGAGTCACAAATCCAAGAAATTAAAGAAGCAGTAGAATTGCCTCTAACCCATCCTGAGTTGTATGAAGATATTGGTATTAAACCACCAAAGGGAGTTATACTCTATGGCCCCCCAGGCACCGGAAAAACTCTCCTAGCCAAAGCGGTGGCAAACGAAACATCGGCTACTTTCCTAAGAGTTGTAGGCTCAGAATTAATACAGAAATATTTAGGAGATGGACCTAAGCTAGTTAGAGAAATGTTTAAGGTGGCAGAAGACCACGCACCTTCCATCGTTTTTATTGACGAAATTGATGCTGTAGGTACGAAGAGATATGAAGCGACTAGTGGAGGGGAGAGAGAAATTCAAAGAACCATGTTAGAACTACTAAACCAGTTAGATGGTTTTGATTCGAGGGGAGATGTTAAGGTCATTATGGCAACCAACCGAATTGATTCTCTAGACCCGGCTTTAATTAGACCAGGAAGAATAGACAGAAAAATACAGCTACCTAATCCGGACACCAAAACGAAGAGAAGAATTTTCCAAATCCATACCAGCAAAATGACCATGTCTCCAGATGTCGATTTGGAAGAATTCGTTATGTCCAAGGATGAGTTATCTGGTGCAGATATTAAAGCCATATGTACCGAGGCAGGATTGTTGGCTCTGCGAGAAAGAAGAATGAAAATTACGCAGGTGGACTTGCGTAAGGCGAGGGATAAAGCGCTCTACCAGAAAAAGGGCAACATCCCCGAGGGGTTGTACTTGTAG